A DNA window from bacterium contains the following coding sequences:
- a CDS encoding glutamate synthase subunit alpha, producing the protein MMGCVCWQPTSSVSGSSLPLSSMPPSLRRSRLAWPGEVPANRAACGMGFVATPRLGHEAVALGVQALARLSHRGGLDADGKSGDGAGLLIQVPHRLLGGEFAVAALFAWDERARTLVADAVAGCGLRLLDWRQVPVDPGTLGERARATMPAVWHGLIEKPSFDPDEWERRLYLARRRAETRAQDERVLMYLSSCSSRTLVYKGLMAGTRLADFYSDLQDRACESRLAVFHQRYSTNTMPDWRLAQPFRMLAHNGEINTITGNRAWMRAREPELEPELRGVVWPEGSDSAALDNALELLVRRGWEVSEALMSLVPDAWEGRGDLAAAVRDFYRYQSVRFEPWDGPAALVFSDGDVVGAALDRNGLRPLRWQRTREGMVAAASEAGVVTMAPDAVVERGRLGPGQMLLVDTRDGSLLRDADAKQRAASRHDYGLLADRVLVPVERRHIEVETPGDLAAQQRLHGWGSEDVKFVVGAMAETGTEAVYSMGDDIPIAALGRTPRRLYGYLRQRFAQVTNPAIDPLREKAVMSLRTLLGPRRGTLQPEGGTDHELRRQHHPAVPGTAGAAVVGARAAAARGHSPASDARLLELDSPVLGAAELARVLEEATVLDATYSPDESLHDALLRLCREADGVDGVIALSDRRAGPSRLPVPMVLAAGAVHEHLLVRGERMAKDLVAIAGDAVDVHDVACLITVGATAVHPYLALATAGPAGEALYRKALDAGLLKVMAKMGISCVASYRGAEVIEALGLGAEVMELCFPAVPSRIGGVDLADIERMARARHESETGVPDHGRVRFRKAGEHHAYNPLAVRAAQKAAQTGDHEAYREWRRLSSMGRPQSLRELMRIQESARRLPLEDVEPAGEIVKRFVSTAMSLGALSPEAHEALAVAMNRIGARSNSGEGGEDQDTYDDEVDRRDNRVKQVASARFGVTPRYLKRADELEIKIAQGSKPGEGGQLPGMKVTSLIARLRHAQPGMQLISPPPHHDIYSIEDLAQLIHDLKTVNPRARIGVKLVSEAGVGTIAAGVAKARADYILISGHDGGTGASPLSSIKNAGAPWEVGLAEAQQVLVSNRLRERVSLRTDGGLRNGRDIVVAALLGAEEFGFGTGVLVALGCDMARQCHLNTCPTGIATQREDLRAKFAGRPEHVINYLFLIAEEVREHLSRLGARALADVVGRVDLLEAEPDASLDLSFILGATDAALPRRRFWARNGEPPAPAPPSGRIDNSHRTVGAALATGEARHYQGSAGQSFGAFLDQGVELTLAGQAQDYVGKGMGGGVIAIRPFEVEASASPDLSQKQEGIADPVLAGNTICYGATGGKLFVAGRVGERFCVRNSGAIAVVEGAGDHFCEYMTGGVAVALGPVGWNAGAGMTGGVAYVTEWRQLNADSVVAREVPAEDADELRALVEEHRRRTGSARAAAMLADWDRALQTFRQIVPAAVIQPPAPPRPATAEAPEAAPKTAA; encoded by the coding sequence ATGATGGGCTGCGTTTGTTGGCAGCCCACTAGCTCGGTCTCCGGCTCGTCATTACCCTTGAGTTCAATGCCCCCCTCGCTACGCCGTTCACGCCTTGCCTGGCCCGGGGAGGTCCCCGCCAACCGGGCCGCCTGCGGGATGGGCTTTGTCGCCACCCCGCGGCTCGGCCACGAAGCGGTGGCGCTGGGCGTCCAGGCGCTCGCCCGTCTTTCGCATCGAGGAGGGCTCGATGCGGACGGCAAGAGCGGCGACGGCGCGGGCCTCCTGATCCAGGTCCCCCATCGACTGCTCGGCGGGGAGTTCGCCGTGGCCGCGCTGTTCGCTTGGGACGAGCGCGCCAGGACCCTGGTCGCCGACGCCGTCGCGGGCTGCGGGCTGCGGCTGCTGGACTGGCGGCAGGTCCCCGTCGACCCGGGCACCCTGGGCGAGCGGGCGCGCGCCACGATGCCGGCGGTCTGGCACGGCCTCATCGAAAAACCGAGCTTCGACCCCGACGAATGGGAGCGGCGCCTCTACCTCGCCCGGCGCCGAGCGGAAACGCGGGCCCAGGACGAGCGCGTGCTCATGTACCTGAGCTCGTGCTCGAGCCGCACGCTCGTTTACAAGGGCTTGATGGCGGGCACGCGCCTGGCTGATTTCTACTCCGACCTGCAGGACCGCGCGTGCGAGAGCCGCCTGGCCGTCTTCCACCAGCGCTACTCGACGAACACGATGCCCGACTGGCGGCTGGCGCAGCCGTTTCGCATGCTCGCCCACAACGGCGAGATCAACACCATCACCGGCAACCGCGCGTGGATGCGGGCACGGGAGCCGGAGCTCGAGCCCGAATTGCGGGGCGTCGTGTGGCCCGAAGGCTCGGACTCCGCTGCGCTCGACAACGCGCTCGAGCTGCTGGTGCGGCGAGGCTGGGAGGTGTCGGAGGCGCTGATGAGCCTGGTCCCCGATGCGTGGGAGGGACGCGGCGACCTCGCCGCCGCGGTGCGCGACTTCTACCGCTACCAGTCCGTCCGCTTCGAGCCGTGGGACGGGCCCGCGGCGCTGGTCTTCAGCGACGGCGACGTCGTGGGCGCGGCGCTCGACCGCAACGGCCTTCGCCCGCTCCGATGGCAACGCACCAGGGAGGGCATGGTCGCCGCGGCCTCGGAAGCCGGCGTGGTCACCATGGCTCCGGACGCGGTGGTCGAGCGTGGACGGCTCGGTCCCGGTCAGATGCTGCTCGTGGACACGCGTGACGGATCGCTGCTGCGCGACGCCGACGCCAAGCAGCGCGCCGCCTCGCGGCACGACTACGGTCTGCTCGCCGACCGCGTCCTGGTGCCGGTCGAGCGCCGCCATATCGAAGTCGAGACGCCCGGCGACCTCGCGGCGCAGCAGCGGCTGCACGGCTGGGGCTCCGAGGACGTCAAGTTCGTCGTCGGCGCCATGGCCGAGACCGGCACCGAGGCGGTTTACTCGATGGGCGACGACATCCCGATCGCCGCGCTGGGCCGCACGCCGCGCCGACTGTACGGCTATCTGCGGCAGCGCTTCGCGCAGGTGACCAACCCGGCCATCGATCCCCTCCGAGAGAAGGCGGTGATGTCCCTGCGCACGCTGCTCGGCCCGCGGCGCGGCACGCTGCAACCGGAAGGCGGGACCGACCACGAGCTTCGCCGTCAGCATCACCCGGCGGTGCCGGGCACGGCGGGTGCGGCGGTGGTTGGGGCCCGCGCGGCCGCCGCCAGGGGGCACTCCCCCGCCTCTGACGCACGCCTGCTCGAGCTCGATTCCCCGGTATTGGGCGCGGCCGAGCTGGCCCGAGTGCTCGAAGAGGCCACCGTGCTGGACGCCACCTACTCGCCCGACGAGTCGCTGCACGATGCCCTGCTCCGGCTGTGCCGCGAGGCCGACGGGGTCGACGGCGTGATCGCGCTCAGCGACCGCCGGGCAGGGCCCTCACGGCTTCCGGTGCCGATGGTGCTGGCGGCCGGCGCCGTCCACGAGCACCTGCTCGTTCGCGGTGAGCGGATGGCCAAAGACCTGGTCGCCATCGCCGGTGACGCCGTCGACGTCCACGATGTCGCCTGTCTCATCACGGTCGGCGCCACGGCGGTCCACCCTTACCTCGCGCTCGCGACCGCCGGGCCCGCGGGCGAAGCCCTCTACCGCAAAGCGCTCGACGCGGGGCTGCTCAAGGTCATGGCGAAGATGGGCATTTCATGCGTCGCGAGCTACCGGGGCGCCGAGGTCATCGAGGCACTCGGGCTGGGCGCCGAGGTGATGGAGCTCTGCTTCCCGGCCGTACCCTCCCGCATCGGCGGCGTCGACCTCGCCGACATCGAGCGTATGGCTCGCGCGCGACACGAGAGCGAGACCGGCGTCCCGGACCACGGCCGGGTCCGTTTCCGCAAGGCCGGCGAGCACCACGCGTACAACCCTCTCGCGGTACGCGCGGCGCAGAAAGCCGCGCAGACCGGCGACCACGAGGCGTACCGCGAGTGGCGGCGCCTTTCGAGCATGGGCCGGCCGCAGTCCCTGCGGGAGCTGATGCGAATCCAAGAGAGCGCGCGGCGGCTCCCACTCGAGGACGTCGAGCCGGCGGGCGAGATCGTCAAGCGCTTCGTCAGCACCGCCATGTCGCTGGGGGCCCTGTCACCCGAGGCGCATGAGGCGCTGGCCGTCGCCATGAACCGAATCGGCGCCCGCTCCAACTCGGGCGAAGGCGGCGAAGACCAGGACACCTACGACGACGAGGTCGATCGTCGTGACAACCGCGTCAAGCAGGTCGCCTCGGCGCGATTCGGCGTCACCCCGCGCTACCTGAAGCGCGCGGACGAGCTGGAGATCAAGATCGCCCAGGGGTCGAAGCCCGGCGAGGGCGGCCAGCTGCCGGGCATGAAGGTGACGAGTCTCATCGCGCGGCTGCGCCATGCACAGCCTGGCATGCAGCTGATCTCGCCACCGCCCCACCACGACATCTACTCGATCGAAGATCTGGCGCAGCTGATCCACGACCTGAAGACGGTGAACCCACGCGCGCGCATCGGGGTGAAGCTCGTCTCGGAGGCCGGTGTCGGCACCATCGCCGCGGGCGTGGCCAAGGCGCGCGCCGACTACATCCTCATCTCGGGACACGATGGCGGCACCGGCGCGTCGCCGCTGTCGTCGATCAAGAACGCGGGCGCGCCATGGGAGGTCGGCCTGGCCGAAGCGCAGCAGGTCCTGGTCTCCAACCGCCTGCGCGAACGGGTCAGCCTGCGCACGGACGGAGGACTGCGCAATGGGCGCGACATCGTGGTCGCAGCCCTGCTCGGCGCCGAGGAATTCGGTTTCGGGACGGGCGTGCTCGTGGCGCTCGGCTGCGACATGGCGCGCCAGTGCCACCTCAACACCTGCCCGACCGGAATCGCGACGCAGCGCGAAGACCTGCGAGCCAAGTTCGCCGGCCGCCCCGAGCACGTGATCAACTACCTGTTCCTGATCGCCGAGGAGGTGCGCGAGCACCTGTCCCGATTGGGTGCGCGCGCGCTCGCGGACGTGGTCGGCCGGGTCGACCTGCTCGAGGCGGAGCCGGACGCGAGCCTCGACCTCTCATTCATCCTCGGGGCCACCGACGCGGCGCTCCCCCGGCGCCGCTTTTGGGCTCGCAACGGCGAGCCGCCGGCCCCGGCCCCGCCGAGCGGGCGCATCGACAACTCCCACCGGACGGTCGGCGCCGCGCTGGCGACCGGTGAGGCGCGCCACTACCAGGGCAGCGCGGGCCAGAGCTTCGGCGCCTTTCTCGACCAAGGGGTCGAGCTGACCCTGGCGGGCCAGGCGCAGGACTACGTCGGCAAGGGCATGGGCGGGGGAGTGATCGCGATCCGGCCGTTCGAGGTTGAAGCTTCAGCGTCACCGGACCTCTCCCAGAAGCAAGAGGGCATTGCTGACCCGGTGCTGGCCGGGAACACGATCTGTTACGGCGCCACCGGCGGCAAGCTGTTCGTCGCGGGCCGGGTGGGCGAGCGGTTCTGCGTGCGCAACTCGGGCGCGATCGCGGTCGTCGAAGGCGCCGGCGACCACTTCTGCGAGTACATGACCGGCGGCGTCGCCGTCGCCCTCGGCCCGGTCGGCTGGAACGCCGGAGCGGGCATGACGGGAGGCGTCGCCTACGTCACCGAGTGGCGCCAGCTCAACGCCGACAGCGTGGTCGCGCGTGAGGTGCCGGCCGAGGACGCGGACGAGCTGCGAGCCCTGGTCGAAGAACACCGCCGGCGCACCGGCAGCGCCCGCGCCGCGGCGATGCTCGCCGACTGGGATCGCGCCCTTCAGACCTTCCGCCAGATCGTCCCCGCCGCCGTGATCCAGCCGCCGGCGCCACCCCGGCCGGCCACCGCCGAGGCCCCGGAGGCAGCGCCCAAGACGGCCGCCTGA
- a CDS encoding Gfo/Idh/MocA family oxidoreductase, with protein sequence MARRLGWGVLGAAWIAGRAVLPAIEASSNGRVVAIASRDPDRARRLAAAHSGARVDDSYEALLADPRVDAVYIPLVNSLHKEWTLRALAARKHVLCEKPLAMNAAEAAEMAAAAQSAGRHLMEAFMYRFHPRTRAFVDRLREPLYVQASFGFPLSDRANYRLRREFGGGALLDVGCYVVNVARWILGEPADVLARARIERGQGRAEGDVEMSVNALLQFAGGATASLWASFESPEEQELTVVTSGSLHRLERPFTSMEEADPYRLMVESFADSVLHDRPVAIPLRESIANMTAIDRIRAAAKIN encoded by the coding sequence ATAGCCCGTCGCCTCGGTTGGGGCGTGCTTGGCGCCGCATGGATCGCCGGGCGTGCGGTGCTGCCTGCGATCGAGGCTTCGAGCAATGGGCGTGTGGTGGCCATCGCCAGCCGCGACCCGGATCGGGCGCGCCGGCTGGCGGCCGCGCATTCCGGTGCGCGGGTGGACGATTCGTATGAGGCGCTGCTGGCGGATCCGCGGGTGGACGCCGTCTACATCCCGCTGGTCAACAGCCTGCATAAGGAGTGGACGCTGCGGGCGCTGGCGGCGCGCAAGCACGTCCTGTGCGAAAAGCCGCTCGCGATGAACGCGGCGGAGGCGGCGGAGATGGCGGCGGCGGCGCAGTCCGCCGGCCGACACCTGATGGAGGCGTTCATGTACCGCTTTCATCCCCGGACGCGCGCGTTTGTCGACCGCCTGCGCGAGCCGCTCTACGTGCAGGCGAGCTTCGGCTTTCCGCTTTCGGACCGGGCGAACTACCGGCTGCGGCGCGAGTTTGGTGGCGGGGCGCTGCTCGACGTCGGCTGCTACGTGGTCAACGTGGCGCGATGGATCCTCGGCGAACCGGCCGATGTGCTGGCGAGAGCGAGGATCGAGCGAGGCCAGGGCCGCGCGGAGGGCGATGTGGAGATGAGCGTCAACGCGCTGCTCCAGTTCGCCGGGGGTGCGACCGCGTCGCTGTGGGCGAGCTTCGAATCACCCGAGGAGCAGGAGCTGACCGTCGTCACATCAGGCTCCCTGCACCGCCTGGAGCGCCCATTCACGTCGATGGAGGAAGCCGACCCCTATCGGCTGATGGTCGAGTCGTTCGCCGACAGCGTCCTGCACGACCGGCCGGTGGCGATCCCGCTTCGCGAGTCGATCGCGAACATGACGGCGATCGACCGCATCCGCGCGGCGGCGAAGATCAACTGA